One window from the genome of Cryobacterium sp. GrIS_2_6 encodes:
- a CDS encoding glycosyltransferase family 2 protein, which translates to MMSDTSVAELELSIVMPCLNEAETLAICIDKAQGYLTRSGVRGEVVIADNGSTDGSQQIAIEHGARVVDVAAKGYGNALMGGIEAATGTYVIMGDADDSYDFSSLDQFVERLRAGDELVMGNRFRGGIEPGAMPPLHKYLGNPVLSTIGRMLFRSEIRDFHCGLRGFNRQSILDLGLITTGMEFASEIVVKSTLDGLRVSEVPTTLKKDGRSRPPHLRSWHDGWRHLRFLLLFNPRWLFLIPGSVAFALGILGSILLAFGPVKIGTVGLDVSSQVYLAALAVVGYQAMLFALLTKLYAQHEGFHLPRSRAFERFAQRASLESGVIVGLILFVIGFAVAILQLSVWAASGFGAQDPVDTMRLAVPAALFMMLGFQTAMSGMFLGILSIDIRRPR; encoded by the coding sequence ATGATGTCCGACACGTCTGTCGCCGAGCTCGAACTGTCCATCGTCATGCCGTGCCTGAATGAGGCCGAGACGCTGGCGATCTGCATCGACAAAGCCCAGGGTTACCTGACGCGGTCGGGAGTCCGCGGAGAAGTCGTCATCGCCGACAACGGCAGCACCGACGGATCCCAGCAGATCGCGATCGAGCACGGCGCCCGCGTCGTCGACGTCGCGGCCAAGGGCTACGGCAACGCCCTGATGGGCGGCATCGAAGCCGCCACCGGCACCTACGTGATCATGGGTGACGCCGACGACAGCTACGACTTCAGCTCCCTCGACCAGTTCGTCGAACGGCTCAGGGCTGGCGACGAACTCGTGATGGGCAACCGGTTCCGCGGCGGCATCGAGCCCGGCGCCATGCCGCCCCTGCACAAGTACCTCGGCAATCCCGTGCTCTCGACCATCGGGCGGATGCTGTTCCGCTCGGAGATCCGCGACTTCCACTGCGGCCTGCGCGGCTTCAACCGGCAGTCGATCCTCGACCTCGGCCTGATCACGACCGGCATGGAATTCGCCAGCGAGATCGTCGTCAAGTCGACCCTCGACGGCCTCCGGGTGAGCGAAGTGCCCACGACGCTCAAGAAGGACGGCCGCAGCCGTCCGCCGCACCTTCGCAGCTGGCACGACGGCTGGCGCCACCTCCGGTTCCTGCTGCTCTTCAACCCGCGCTGGCTGTTCCTGATCCCCGGTTCCGTCGCGTTCGCCCTCGGAATCCTCGGCTCCATCCTGCTCGCCTTCGGTCCGGTGAAGATCGGCACAGTGGGCCTCGACGTGTCCAGCCAGGTCTATCTCGCTGCGCTCGCCGTCGTGGGCTACCAGGCGATGCTCTTTGCGCTTCTGACGAAGCTCTATGCGCAACACGAGGGCTTCCACCTGCCGCGCAGCCGGGCCTTCGAACGGTTCGCCCAGCGGGCGAGCCTCGAAAGCGGCGTGATCGTCGGCCTGATCCTCTTCGTGATCGGCTTCGCCGTTGCCATCCTCCAGCTGAGCGTCTGGGCCGCCTCCGGATTCGGCGCCCAGGACCCCGTCGACACGATGCGGCTCGCGGTTCCGGCCGCCCTGTTCATGATGCTCGGGTTCCAGACCGCGATGTCGGGGATGTTCCTCGGGATCCTGTCCATCGACATCCGTCGCCCGCGCTAG
- a CDS encoding lipopolysaccharide biosynthesis protein, protein MKPSSLMSQAAISTGGVLAQGLARFAYTVLIGRVMGPEDLAHVSAWIALALILSLLWPTGAGNAAAHFLAHERALGHSPVPALRLIQRSFWISCAGMLLIGFPVAMIALGADIGDTIAIGVLIVTWSGYVLARGIEVGLGRITSAAVWDVISSATTIGLLTIVLVTRLPGALLWPIAIGYAVFALHSLRGAHLGHDELRQESGLEPARILKFISWNSLGLLASNGLIQFAMVFVFIVEPPLTAGLFAAAMSLATPASMLSQAITQVLIPRFTEWVAADRVASRRRYLIVFGVMFLGLGAVFGAVALASPIVVDVVFHATYREAAPIMAFLLIGVFAFSISLVATAYLLTTGRTRVATAASVVGLVVGLIVMVAGTPVLTGSWAAVAGVISGYTVTAVWVIAASFGRVQADAPRGIHVPLV, encoded by the coding sequence GTGAAACCATCTTCGCTCATGTCCCAGGCAGCCATCTCCACCGGTGGTGTCCTCGCCCAGGGACTGGCCCGTTTTGCCTATACGGTGCTGATCGGTCGCGTGATGGGGCCGGAAGATCTGGCTCACGTTTCGGCCTGGATCGCCCTGGCCCTGATCCTCTCGCTGCTCTGGCCGACCGGGGCGGGAAACGCGGCAGCGCACTTCCTCGCGCACGAACGCGCGCTCGGCCATTCTCCTGTGCCCGCCCTCCGACTGATCCAGCGCTCGTTCTGGATCTCCTGCGCCGGAATGCTGCTGATCGGGTTTCCCGTCGCCATGATCGCGCTCGGGGCAGACATCGGCGACACCATCGCGATCGGGGTTCTGATCGTGACGTGGTCCGGCTATGTCCTCGCTCGGGGGATCGAGGTCGGCCTCGGCCGGATCACGTCTGCGGCAGTCTGGGACGTTATCTCCTCGGCGACGACGATCGGGCTCCTGACGATCGTCCTGGTGACACGCCTTCCCGGGGCGCTCCTCTGGCCGATCGCGATCGGCTACGCCGTCTTCGCCCTGCACTCGCTCCGTGGCGCACACCTCGGCCACGACGAGCTCCGGCAGGAGAGTGGGCTGGAGCCGGCGCGCATCCTGAAGTTCATCTCCTGGAATTCCCTCGGATTGCTCGCCTCGAACGGGCTGATCCAGTTCGCGATGGTGTTTGTATTCATCGTCGAGCCACCGCTCACGGCCGGGTTGTTCGCCGCGGCGATGTCGCTCGCCACCCCCGCGTCGATGCTCAGCCAGGCCATCACCCAGGTGCTCATCCCGCGCTTCACCGAGTGGGTGGCGGCCGATCGGGTCGCCTCGCGGCGCCGGTACCTGATCGTGTTCGGAGTGATGTTCCTCGGCCTCGGCGCCGTCTTCGGAGCTGTCGCCCTCGCCAGCCCGATCGTCGTCGACGTCGTCTTCCACGCGACCTACCGGGAAGCCGCACCGATCATGGCCTTCCTCCTGATCGGCGTCTTCGCCTTCTCGATCTCCCTGGTCGCCACGGCATACCTGCTGACGACGGGGCGCACCCGGGTTGCGACGGCAGCCTCGGTCGTCGGCCTGGTCGTCGGCCTGATCGTCATGGTCGCGGGCACGCCGGTCCTGACCGGGTCGTGGGCGGCCGTGGCCGGAGTCATCTCCGGGTATACCGTGACCGCAGTGTGGGTCATCGCGGCATCGTTCGGGCGCGTGCAGGCGGATGCCCCGCGCGGCATCCATGTTCCACTCGTCTAG
- a CDS encoding glycosyltransferase: MTLDIMMPFYGRVDHFRIAVESVLAQTDPDWRLVVIDDCYPDVTAGEWLVGLADPRIVYRRNPVNAGINVNFQASIDLAVNEWLTIFGCDDVMLPGYVARVKALGQAHPTADFIHPGTRVIDGDGRVYRPLVDRMKALYRPHVRGTIELGGEKLAVSVTRGNWMNFPAIAWRRSAVAAVGFRPNLSVIQDLGLALDVAFQGGSLLLDDEVVFEYRRHASSVSSWRAAEGSRFVEEQRFFRALAAEFEEHGWPRAARTARWHISSRINALTRLPEAVSARQTAGIRILARHALGLSLAERAERR, from the coding sequence GTGACACTCGACATCATGATGCCGTTCTACGGCCGCGTCGACCATTTCCGCATCGCCGTGGAGAGCGTCCTCGCGCAGACGGATCCCGACTGGCGTCTCGTCGTCATCGACGACTGCTATCCCGACGTCACGGCCGGCGAGTGGCTCGTCGGCCTCGCAGACCCGCGGATCGTCTACCGGCGCAACCCGGTGAACGCGGGCATCAACGTGAACTTCCAGGCCTCGATCGACCTGGCCGTGAACGAGTGGCTGACCATCTTCGGCTGCGACGACGTGATGCTGCCCGGCTATGTCGCCCGGGTCAAGGCGCTCGGCCAGGCGCATCCGACCGCGGACTTCATCCACCCGGGCACCCGGGTCATCGACGGCGACGGCCGGGTCTACCGGCCGCTCGTCGACCGGATGAAGGCGCTCTACCGCCCGCACGTGCGCGGCACCATCGAGCTGGGCGGCGAGAAGCTCGCCGTGAGCGTGACGAGGGGCAACTGGATGAACTTCCCCGCGATCGCCTGGCGCCGCTCGGCCGTTGCCGCGGTGGGGTTCCGGCCGAACCTCTCGGTCATCCAGGACCTCGGCCTCGCCCTCGACGTGGCGTTCCAGGGCGGCAGCCTGCTGCTCGACGACGAGGTCGTCTTCGAGTATCGCCGCCACGCCTCGAGCGTCTCGTCGTGGCGGGCAGCGGAGGGCAGCAGGTTCGTCGAAGAGCAGCGCTTCTTCCGGGCACTTGCCGCCGAGTTCGAAGAGCACGGCTGGCCTCGAGCGGCCCGCACGGCCCGCTGGCACATCTCCTCGCGGATCAATGCCCTCACGCGCCTGCCCGAGGCCGTCTCCGCCCGTCAGACGGCCGGAATCCGCATTCTGGCCAGGCACGCCCTCGGCCTGAGCCTCGCCGAGCGGGCCGAACGCCGGTAG